The nucleotide sequence AATGATCTTGTGTTTCATCCATCAATGACTAAACTCACATGTTTAGCGGAATAttttcacatcacatcacaaCCTGAATTTTCAATAACCCcgcttctctttttcttctttgtcaaGAATAGCCTGTTTTAGACTCAATGCAGCATCTTCAAATTGGGGGTTTAACTCTAATACTTTCCTGAAATCTTTCATAGCCTCATCAAAGTCTCCTgtcccaaaaaagaaaaaaaaagagaaaagaaaaaaaaaaaagtaaaattatctTTCTGTAACTGCTCACGCTCACAAACCTCTGAAAACTCAAGAACACCTCCAATACTTTCACCCACAAAGCAGCAGCTATTTCCTGAACCCACTGCGTTTGGATTCTCCACAGGCACAACTGGGAGTCAAAGTATTTCTCATCAAGAATGGACTCAAATTCACTTACGGCTCTGTTCAGCCAGTTTATTCCCAAGAGGAAGAGACAAAAGGCCCACACCAATAATGAGGCTGCCTTAAAGCTGGCACACAGGTACAGAGCTTCCAGCTGGTGCCCACGGCCCAGCTCCATTCTCCAGTGCCTCGACCTCTGCAATGGCCAAGCTCTAGCAGAAGGCACAGGGCTGTCATTTTGTGATGGCATCATCAAAAACAGGGGAGGAAATTCCCCAGAGGTGGCCAGCAGCCCGCTGGAAGTCGAGAAAGCTGTGCTACAGGTGCTTGGGAGATGCTTTATCTCAGATTTAATGGCAGTGTTTGGAACTGGCTTGTTTAACCCCAGTGCAAATTTTTGCACAAGTCAACTACACCGTTCCTCCCATTCTCCACGGAACAGCATCGCTTTGAATgactcagcagcacagcctgcaagAGGGGGGCAGGCAGCGGCTGCAGgcgctgtccctgctgtcactgcGTGCGGCGCCGGCCCTGCAGCGATGCCCGCCCTCGTCCCGCCCGTGCCAGGCAGGTGCCCCCGCCCGTGACCCGGGGCTGCCCTGCCGCGCCCGGCTCGTACCCAGCCGGTAGCGCACCAGCCCGCGGTTGTAGTAGGGCACCTCGAAGCCGGGCTGGCACTCGATGGCGGCCGTGAAGTCCTGCACGGCGGCGGCGAACTCCACACGCAGGTACCGCACCTGCCCGCGGTCATTGAGCGCCGTGGCGAAGTCGCTGCGAGCACTGCGGGGACAGAGGGAGCGGCGTTagcggggcccggcccggcgcacccgccccgctcccggccccggcGTTACcccgcggggctgcgggcgATGAAGCGGCTGAAGAGCTCCTCAGCCGCCGAGAGCCGCCGCGCCCGCAGCtccgcccgcgccgccgccagCAGCTCCACCGCCTCCCCCGCCATCGCGGTGACGTCACGCTGGGCGGGCGCGCCGTGACGTCAGATGTACGCCGGCGCGCGTGGCAACGTGAGAGACGGTGTCGGGCCGGGGAGAGACGGTGCTGGGCCGCAGAGAGCtgcccacagagcacagcaatACTGCAGTGGTGACAGTAACAACAGCGGGGCCGCGGAGAGCTGCCCGCAGAGTGCAGTACTGCAATGGTGACAGTAACAACAGCGGGGCCGCGgagccctctgctcctctgctccgCTCTCCCGACAGCCCTCCGGCAGTACAGCGTCCAGCTCGGGGCTGCAGCGCAGGCACgacgtggagctgctggagcgaGGCCAGAGGAGACCAAGACAATCAGAGAGTTGCAGCACCTCTCGGGAGAcagactgggagagctggggtggTCCGGCCTGGAGAGGGTTTGGTGGAGACTTCAGAGTACCTTCCAGTATCAAAAGGGGATctgaaagagctggagagggactgcTTACAAGGGCATAAAGGGATAGGAgaagggagaatggctttaaGATGAAGGAGAGAAGGTTTAGGTGaaacattaggaagaaattctttactgtgaaggtaGTGAGaccctggaacaggttgcccagagaagctgtagatgccccatccctgaaaataCACAAGAACAGGTTGGAAGGGCTTTGTGctacctggtctagtgggaggtgttgCAGCGCTTGTCAGCAGGTTTAAAGcaagatggtctttaaggtcccttccaacccaggccattctactactctgtgattctatggaGATAGGGTTTATCCTTACCTGGCCTAAGCTTAGGTGAGAGACAGCACAGAAGAGCTCCTCTGCTGTCCTCTCAGAAATGTGCCAAGGCACAATGTGAACATCACAGTTCTTGTGAGGCAGCCaggtgctggccctgggcacagTTCACCCTGTGCATCAAGGCCCTGCAGCACTGTCAGAGCACAAACCAGCAGTAAGGTGGGACAGTGAGACATCATTCCTTGGACCTTTGTGTGTCACAAGGGTGACACTTCAGCTCCTGTAATCTGTTCACCACATCGAGGCTGCTTTCTCAAGCTACATGAAAAGTGCCAGGTTCCAGGTTGCAAATTCATGGAGGTTTCCTTAAGCTGTTGAAGATGACATCACCCAAGCTCAGGAACCCCACTGACACAGTGACTGCTGAGTGTTTTCAAGCCCTTTATTTTATGGTGGGTTTAAATACACTTGGCAAAAGAAACCAGCACTAATGTATGCATATACTGCATACATTAGTGCATATATCATCACTCTAGTAACTTAAAACAGTAGTAAAAAAACACATATGGTAATATTATCAAAATTATTGTGATGTTATTTCAACTCAGGAATCACTTCCCTCAAAAAACGGAATTTTGAGAAAACACAGTAATTTCCTATGGAATTAGACAAAAAAATTGAGCCGTGTTCTGCTCAGTGTAGAACATATTCATATGAGCCTACATTCAACTCACATAGTTTTGAAACTACGCTCAATCTACAATTCAAAAAGAATGCTTTTACCTtcaatcttttttaaaaagtgtagCAAAAAATGGAATCTATTTACATGGTAATTTCTTCAGCTAAATGGAAGCAGTAAAGGTTTCTCTTAtgggttttctgttttggttttgggttttttttttaatgtttctttaatAGCAGCACTAACTGTTACAATGTACCTGAGTTGTATTTCAAAAGATAGTAACATTTTAGAGGCTGTTGTTAGCAGTCATAAATGCAGATACAGAGTCTTTATCCTCAGCTTActgtgctgtggcacagaggacAGGCGTTATAATGGCCTGCTTCTTTGGCTTTCATACAATGCTTACACACACTGCACATCCAGAACTGATACTCCAGGATAGGGGCTCCTGTTGCAACACATACAGGAAGTTTACCATCTCCactataaaaaaaagaaaagagtaaagctgaaagaataaaaatgcgGTGTGCCAGTTGTTATTAGAAGTTATTAGCCCATGTAACACTTCACTCTTCAAGTAACCAAGGATATAAATCTTCACACCAGAGAATGCCCAACCTCAGAACCACACAGTCGAGAAATCAGGACCAGCAGATCCAAAAGATGGGGTGAAAAGAAGCAGTGAAGGCCATATAAAAGTAAGGCCTGATTAGACACCTGCACTGCTATTATATATACTCTGTCCTCTGATTTCTGAAGGGTCAACAGAATCACAGCTGCTACTGAGACTCTGTACAACTGCCCAGAAGGATCAATCAAGACAGGTTAAAATCCTGTTTGCTAAAAGAAAATTGATTCACAATTGCTTTCCATTTTTACAAGTTCCACACTCTCAGCAGAGGAAACATGTCAAACACACTGTTGTGGGTACAGCCACTCCAAGGACTTACCCCTTAAATGTGCACTTCATACTAATTTTAACTTCAGATATTGCTCTTTTCACACCAAGTAGATTTAGGAAATTCACAAAACACTGGAGACCTATTAGTTAATAATGTTTAAACAGTCCCTTGTTGATATACATTCAGCACTCTACCAAGGAGATGCAAAGAGTAACATTCTTACTTTAATGTCACATGACACAGTCTCAAAGGTCCTAAAACTCCCGTGCTTTGCCTACCTGCATTTCAAATTAAGATGAAGTTACATCTTTATGCCGAGATCCTCAAATGCAGTCAGTGTCTATTTTCCCAAACAACATAGTGCTTTCCTCCAAGCTGGCTAACTCCTGCCTCATTCTTGCCCAATATTTGGTTTAAACAGCAAAGCACTTAATTAATTTGGTCACACACAAAACCTGctaaaacccaaaacacagcaaacagcagaaaaaagtgACAGTATTACTATAGtatcatataaaaataaacccacctCTCAAGAACATCATCCAGATCAGGTGTCTTGTTATGCTTTGGTCTGTATCTTGTGAATATCTCTAGAGCAAGCTCTTCATACTGTTGCCTCTGCTCTGGCTTAAGAGTTTCCAAGGATTCTAATTTAACAAAGGCTTTTGAACAAGTATCAAATGCTCTGTTTGCACATGCACAGAGTGCCAAAAGGGAATAGATTTCAACTGCAGGGATAATGTCTTCATAATCTCGCAAATGAAGagctaaaaaatgaaaaaaagaaatccaaggaAATTATTACAGATCTTCTGAGAAGTGCAAGCATCTGTATGAAATACTTACTACTAGACAGTATTAATTCTAAAAATAGGACAAAATGAACCAAGGTCTTTTTATTGATGTGACTGAAGCATTGGTCTGGAAAACAAATTAGCAGATTTCACTTGGAAATTGGTGTCTTCTTGAAACACTTTATTTTGATTGGTTGATTGTAAAAATATTAGAAGGATTTGAAATCTTTATTACTTGGACAGTGTACAAGGTGCTATTTGTTTCTCTAATTCCCACAGATTTTTTGAGAAGCTCTACAAGGAGGTCTAATGTAAATTCAGATATGCGTTATAATTtaggaagagaaacaaaacagcagaacaTCTACAGAGATTAACCAATTTACCAGGTAATATTTGGaaagatttgcattttcttcagcaaagTCCTTTCCAGGTATTGTGACCGCAGCCATACCTGATTCATTATATGGTTTTGGTTTAAATTCCATGGATTTATTACGAACTGAAAAATGTGGCAGCTATAAATGAAGATATGTACTGTCTTTACAGGgctgaaaattaattcttaCCTGTTTTAAGTGCTGCTTCTACAGAACCTTTATAGAGCTGTTTTTGTGCAAGTATGAAGAAGTGGTAAGCCTCAGCTCCTCGCCAAGCATTGTCTGCAAAGCGATTTGTTGAAGAAAGAACATCTTCTTCCAGCAAACCAGCCAAAGCTGAAGCACTCTGAAAACAAACCAGTATCACAAGTAATTTTTATATGAAACAGATACAGCAGGAATTGGGGATATATGAAAAGAGCTTTTCTATACTTGGTGATTACACCACTGTCCGTGTTAAGTAGGCAAAATACAAATGGACCTACAGTGAGCACTGTCAGGCATTCTGTAGAGAGCACAGGCACAACATCTGGAGCAGATTTTCAAAGATAAATATCATATACGTGtgtatacaaatatattttgtgcATCTGCAGACTAGTTCATAGTTTGGATTAATACTGCATTTCAGCACCAGAGCTcttaaaaatttgtttaaacTATTTCATTTGTACATATGAAGATGAACGtgtaagcagagaaaaaaaaattcttccatttgCTTCCCCTGTATCTGGAGCCATCTCCCTGCTGAATTACAGGCAACATAGCTTAATCTAATCACAGATCACCCTTTGGGATCAATACATACTCCTAAATTACACAAGAGTCTTGCAGGAAATTTCTTAGTATGGTTTTCATTgttataatgaaaatattaagaaaacCATGTTACacttaggaagaaaaatatctacAAATACATAcgatttaaatgttttaaaataatacctAAAACAATATGTTTTCATGGGGGACTTGCTTGAAAGGAAGCTTTGTTCTTAGCAGGGAAAaggattattaaaaaaacattacaGGCTTCCATGAAGATGTCTTACTTTATTCTGACTAGCTAGCAGATACCAGAATTCAGAAAGGGGGGAACAAAAAGACATTACCTCTGAACTTTTCTCTTTAACTTTTCCCCTTTGtgcattttgcatttgttcATGACACTGTTCCATAAGTAAGGCTGATAGCACATAAAGCTTTTTAACTCGCAAAGGCTTCGTCCTTTTCTTTGACTCTTCATCTgcaatcttaaaaaaaaccaaagggaTTTAATTCTCTTGGACAATTGCATACTTGTACAAAGCTAGGAAATCATGCCAAAAAATTATTCTGCCtttaaatgtaataatttaGACTGCAAACAGAGCTATAAATGAAAATGTCAAAGTGAAGTATGcacattattttatatttatttagcTAACATGTATATAAAGCCAGATTCTCAGGAAGGGTAAATCAGTGTAACTATGTATAAGTCTAGTGATGTagtataaaaataaactaaaaaatagcaatttttaaacacataaatAGCTTTCAATAAGGTCTGATGGTTTTCCCAGAAAAGAAGGATGGCTTTTGAAAGtaacatatattatatatatactGCTATAAATATTTGCTGTAAAAATTACATATCACTCCTACAAGACTTTAAGCGATGTAGAGAAGTTTCTGCAGCCAAACCAAATCTAAGCAGTATCTTTATCTTAAAAGCACACCACAGCCATTTCTAATTGAAGGAACTAATTGAAGAAATACCAAAATTTAACTTCTAGTTATTGACAttgctggttttggtgtttttttttaaaaggagataaaaataaCTCTCACGATATCTAAAATAATGTGGACATTGCATCCCAGGCCAGTCTACCATACTCTTTTTACTATGCAATGCAGGGCATCAGAACCTTTTCTGAGGTGCAGTTCATCTCCTACTGAAGTGAAGTctcaaaataaatgaatagaTGGCTTGTGTCTCCGAAGTCTCCTCTCCACTAGTCACAGAGGACACCCAGGGTAACTATTAGACATAGAGATACCTGAACTCTTGCAGCTGGGCTCATCTTTGCAGTATCCTGCATGATGACATCTGCTTATTGCCTAGACACTGTTAAAACTAAAATAACCCCAAGGGAATAAAAGTAGCAGAGAAATAGTAAGAGCTAGTCCAAAAACCCCAGTCAttcaacataaaaataaaacctgccaTACCTTGAACATGAGCTTAGCAGCTTCAAAGAAATAATTGGCTTTACGATAGAGTTCTACAGCATCAaggattttgttcttttccagtAAATGACTTGCATATCTGGCTAACAAGGACCCGATCTCTTTCATATTGTGATTTTTGGCCAGCTCCACAGCTTTATTCCACTAGAAATTAAAGGAGACAATTATTAATCTCATTTTTTCAAATACACTCTCAGAACAAACCAGTTATCCATGAACAGACTGCAGCATCTGTGTGCAATATTTCATCACCATTTTGAACCAGACTactataaaattaatataaaaagcaAGAGAATACAAATGCTTACATCATTGCCAATCATGTGATGCTGcagtactgaaaaaaatgctggaCCGATGTTGGGGTACCCAAAAGAGAGATTACTTTGGATCCTATTagcataagagatttgataacaggatgccttggcaagagcaaacagaactttgagAATTAAATCAAGATAGCAAGAAGATCGAATCAGATGgatttactggaaaaaaaattatatcagacctctgcaagcaagagatgtttaAAGTATAAGTTTGTTTATGTGATCTTTAACCCAATCCTTGTAGTAAAACATTACTAGCCTTTCTAAAACAGTATATAAACATTTGTAGTTcacaataaaatcagattctTTGACCATCTCAAAGTCTTTCCCATCTCTCTTCATCGCTGATAGACCTCTGTCCAAAACCACATATAAAACAGTTGCTTCTACTTTTATGAAAGCTATGCAAAATCCTTTCATTGTAGCTCATAGCTGGACATGTAGATTTCAACACTTCTGATATTACCTAAACCAGGCTCTCAAAAGCATGTCTGAAAGACAACCTCAGCCCAGAAGCTTAAAGCACACAGTAACACTTTACTTATCCTTCTATACACTTCATTTTGTCTGTGAATTTTCTTGATCTTCAGTGGTTTGGTTACTGTGTTTGCCCCAGATGAAAAGTTTGGCAGGACTGAGATCTTAATTGAATCTCACACCTAATAGCTCTTCAGATTCATAAACTAAGAAAGTGTTCACAAAAAGCCAGCCCTAGGCAGTCCTGCCATTTCCATCCATCAAGGTCCTCATAACCATCCTCAGTTTCTCCCTTATTTGTGTTAACACAGACACTTGCACAGGTTAAGTCACACTAGGAAACAGCTCTAGTTATAAACATGCTGATCAGTTTCCaactctgctttttccagctATACCTCATGCAGTCACAAATCCATCTGCATCTATAAAAAGGAGGGGGATGTGGAAAATATCCAGAATGGACATCTATCTCTTCTCCAGTCTTGTCCCATTCCAtcaggaggcagcacagcctAGCTCCACAAAGGCTGCAAATGTCTGTATGCTGAGCATGCTGCCCACATACCCTGCATATAGCTTTGCATGTAGCCCCTCCAGTGGTTTAATCTTGATCTCAGAGAAATGGTTTAAGCACTGAAGTATGAATTTTCCAGAAATTACGACAAATCATCTGACACTTAACAAGTATTTGCATTCCACTGGGTATTAGGATAGAAATCTCACTGTTAACCTGGTATTATTACAGATTATCTCCTGCTGTTTTACCTGGTTGAGATGCACACAGGTATCCACGGCATCCTTTGGTCGATTACATTTCAGAAAGGCTGACACGGCTTGTTCACACATCCCCACTCTCACAAACATATAAGCTATATCCTGCAAAAAGCATCAGCACTGTATTTAACTCACTTCTGCATTTTTAGTACATTGTACAGCAACAGCAGTGCTCCTGTTTGGTTAAGTCCAAGAGGGTGGGGAATGGGTTGTTTGCTTCATGGACCCTGTGAAGGCACCAGGCATTGCTGTAAATCTTTAGAACAGTGTGCTAGGTTCACACACTGCTTCTAAATTCAAGAAAACTATTACAATGAGGTTAAAAGGAAATGCTATGTCTTGATTTACTGGAAAAGGCATTAAAGGAGcatgttttgcatttttcaagCATTTTGGATTAAGTCAACCAGTTTTAAATTAGCTATTGTTTAGTAGGTAATTTCCTGCTACATATACAGACCTATACCCTGTACACCTATATATATTCTACACACCCTATCCCATCTACTTTCCCTTCTTTTAGAGTATTGTCAGTCAGGTCTTTCTGGGGAACTGGGACAATAAGGGAAAGGAAGAGTGATGGAGTATGAAAATGACAGTAATACTAGAGATGAATACCACAGTAACACCATTGCACTTGAGTGAGTAGATCATACACTGCATTCATTCTGTTGCATTCATTCCCTCCCAAGATgggaaattttaaagaaatagttGGGTATAAGACAATGAACAATAAAGATGTTTTTTGCTTACAGGAAGCAATTTATGATTCTCTGGAAGTGAGTTGGCCAAATTCTCCAGTCCTTGGTAGTCTTCTAGCATGTAGTAACATTCAGCTAAACGTTCCTGGTTTCGTCCTTGTACATAGTACTGTACAGCATTTAACCtaataagacaaaaaaaaatgtggtgGCTTCTGATGTGTAAACACAAGAGaagtttttaattctgtaagtcttttgcatttgtaaatttaaaattacatttttttaaataggtaaCTTTGCTTAAAAAAACTCTCATAGCTAgaatttccctgtttttccaaaatgcactaaaaaaagtttaattttcacAGATCATTATATTTAAAGTGTAGCAATATGATTCTCTGACTAGCATAAGATTAGGAAGTCAAAGAATTCTTAAAGCTGTATTCTCACGTCTGCAGAGATGAGGGCAGACAATGGACAACCTACAGCTAAACTTCCAGAAAAGGGCTTTAGTGTTGTGcttctatattttaaaatgcaaacactGAGACCAAGACCATTCTCAAAAGTTACCTAAATCATCTAAAACTCAACTTTCaaaatctaatctaatctaatcaCAAGTTTTCAGCTGCATTGTGACAATACAGTTTGGATAATGGCAATACTGAATGGTGCTGTGGAACTCAAAGAAATGGGCTCAGAAGGCAACAACAAAtgttcatgaaaaaaattacttgcaaGTTATTAGCTATGAAGACATTACCTCTGGCTCAGTAAGTGCCTGACTGCAGAATGTGTTCTGGAGAAATACCATTACAGGTGTGCACTGCCCTTAAAATCTTCCTTGGGTGCCCAGTTTGGGCAACAGCTGGAGACAGATCCAGGTTCAGAGAACTCTGGactttattaaatatttgtggTTTGAAGCATTTTAGAAAATTCACTGATAGTTAGTAATTATGTACTACTTTTAAtcccttttgggttttttttttaatatgttctATATCCAGCCTAATATAACTTTATAggtatttctctttccttcccttcctttgaAGCAGACAGACTTCTGGCAAAGCAGAGATTTCTATCACCTTCACCCTTCAGGTAGCTGATCAACAGCTCTCTATTTATCATATCATGGAACCATAAAGGTATGAGCTAAATCTCATTATTCCAAAATTATCCAAGGTATTGCATCCTGACTTTCCTCATATCTGTGCCTCCTCATAAATTAAGTTTTGTCATCAGTTTAACAATTTCCTCTGTAAGTTCCTTACTGCAGGTTCCTGCACAGGCCATACCATTTCTGGCGGTCTGCAAAGTAGTCTCCGATGGCGTTGTGTGCCTGCTCCAAGAGGGCATCGTCCGAGTCCCCCGAGCCCgtcttcagcagctgcagcacgCGGAACCAATCGCCCAGTTTGATCCGCAGCCCAATGGCAAGATCTCTAAAcaggaaacagcagggaaaagtcAAACACAGCCAAAAAGGTAACAAACATCTCGAGAAAAGCATCCAAAAGGGTTTTCACTGCAATGCAGGTATCAGAGTGATCCCAGataatttatttacaatttaaaCACTATTCCATTAAAGCAAATACTCAAGAGAGCTCCCAGGTTATATCACACGTATGcgtgtggcattcacattctctgaaaaaaatcccttcacccaggatttttctcctgggaaggtgagaaaaaagagaaaaggaaaacaatgcttttctcatttgcttctcccgTGTTCTGCTCacgtggaatgtgtttggagattaTTTACCCAAAGGAGATTGCctgattggattctggtgtgagttgttttgactcattggccaGTTATGAACAAGTGCctgattggattctggtgtgaggtgttttgactcattggccaatTATGGCCAAGatgtgtcaggactctggaaagagtcaccagttttcattattatcttttcatTCAGTAATTATCTTTCTATTCAGTAAGTATTTTcttagtatagtatagtatagtatagtatagtatagtatagtatagtatagtatagtatagtatagtatagtatagtatagtatagtatagtatagtatagtatagtattctttaataaaatatagtataataaagtaataaattagccttctgagaacatggagtcagatacatcattcctgccttcatcaggGCATCCCTGCAAATACAGTAGTATGCACTTCCTTATCAGCCACACTCCTGTGTGAGGAGTTAAATGAGTGAGATGGTTGGGCTGAAGTTACTTCAGGCTCCCTCTTACTCTGTTCTGCATCTTTCACTGCTGACCCACTACAAGAGATGGCAGCAAAAGGctaaaagcagaaggaagatgaTGGGAAAGACCAAGAAGCAACAAATATGAATAATGGAGGCTAAAGCTGAGATTTAATAAAATGGATTTCAGAGACTTATTTTCCAGATTCACGGTGATTTTGGATAAAGGAGAAAGGGCTCAGCAGTagtttctcctttttattattCATGCATACATATGACTCACTGTGTGTCTGTCTGGCACGTTTTTTCCACCAAACAGAATAATTCTATATTACCTCATATAAAAGTAATTCTGCAGGTGCATAGAAAATAAATGGGAGAGACCTATGcccttcttttaaaaatgcccTCAACCTACAAGTAAATTAAGGAAGGCACGAGAAAGTCAATGCAGTGAGCTAAGTAAAAGCATCTAtctaaaaacattaaaatttaatttgaaaaatggatttgttttaTTGTGATTTATAGTAGATCCTTATCAGGATTTTTCTAGTTGTGAAAGTTGAAACTAGTAAACAAAAAAGTAAGTTTTTGATTTCTGCAATTCTATGTCCAAACTTCTCTTCAGCCATGTGAAAAGGAATATGCCATATCTAAAACTGGGTGTTGCAGTGCTGAGGAGGCAGCCCACATTTCCAAACCACTCAACTGCCAGCAACTAATTAATGACATGCAAGGAAGTTTTTATTACCAGGCACTATTGGGCatctctccccagctcctgccttctccctctgtcctgccaCCCTCTCCCCCTTACTTTCATTCTTACAGCATGAAataataagtaatttttttctccatcattCCCTACTGTTTTTCATGGCTCCATTATTCAAAGCTTTAAAATCTCTCATGCGCATAAGTGATTCGTGTTTCTCCATGTTTGACCACCATCTACAGGCTACACTGCACAACTGCTGCTGATGATTTCTCGTTATCCTTTTTTAATAGAGACAGTGCTCTAGCTAATTACTTAATGTTAATTTATATTCCCAGCAATActaaaattttgctttgtttgttttcattcctgaGCAAAAATTACACTGATTGGTTTCAATGTTTCACAGTTTCATCCAGAGTCTGTCTGTCTCTCCAAAGATTACAGCTCATTAAAAACTCTGTTGTTTGTATATGTAATTGAGAAGAATGTGTACTTGGCTACTAGCACAGAGCAACACCACATAAATTAAACATTATTTAAGATTGTTTGTATTTTTGGAATCCCAGCTGAAATACCGACAAAATACTTGTGAAAAAACCATCTATAAAACACAGCACTACCTAGAGCAGCCAAGGTTTTGTAAACAGTTTGGAATGCACTGGTTTACATACAGAACTGGTTATCTATGGATAAACCAAAATTCTCTCCATCTGATCCTTTTATGTTTTTGCAGAAACTGGTAAAGACTCTCCAGAGAAAACAGCCATTCCTGATTaaggaatgcttttttttttccccagaccTTTCTACTGCTGAGATGTTTACATGCAATTACCTTCTGTCCATATCCAGATACATTCTTTCAGCTTCTTCAAATCTGCTAAAATAGGCTGCCACTTCTGCTTGCTTCATGGACTCACTCTGCAGATTGCCCAGGCGCTTCACAAACTTAATGCCTTGATAATCTTTGCAGCGCACAAAAGCTTGTTCAGCCGTCTGCAGATCCAGCTTCTGAAGAGCAGCTTCAGCCAGGAGTCGCctgtgtgaaaaacaaacatagCAGATGGAAGAGCAGCTATAGAGTCAATTAAATGAGGGTACATTTAACTAGTAATTATTTAAAGAAGACATACAAGTTGTTGCAATTTACTGTTTACTAGCTAATCTTAATACTGTTGTGTGTTTGTTCCTAATACATTCTGTGATCTGTCCGGTTCTTGGTC is from Serinus canaria isolate serCan28SL12 chromosome 3, serCan2020, whole genome shotgun sequence and encodes:
- the TTC32 gene encoding tetratricopeptide repeat protein 32 — encoded protein: MAGEAVELLAAARAELRARRLSAAEELFSRFIARSPAGARSDFATALNDRGQVRYLRVEFAAAVQDFTAAIECQPGFEVPYYNRGLVRYRLGDFDEAMKDFRKVLELNPQFEDAALSLKQAILDKEEKEKRGY